DNA from Solanum stenotomum isolate F172 chromosome 3, ASM1918654v1, whole genome shotgun sequence:
GAAGGGCAAGGAAAATATCTCCACAACCTCCTCCTCCCGGATCCACATCCCACACCAAAAAAAGAATGCGTAAAAGAAAAGATAAGCAGGCAACAAAAACCTGTCCACAGCAATTGACCATGTGCTGTCTATGAAATCAGTAATAGTAAGTAAAGCTGCTGGCCAAGCCAAAGCTGTTAAAAGAGTGTGTAGTACAGTCATCATAGCACCTTGCTTCATCAACTCCATTGCAATTCCTGTTATTTAGGAAATCATGCTTGTTAACATTATACATTGAAATAAAATTGTAGCTGGTCAATGTATTACATCGACTGAAAGCAAAGTACAAAATATTTACGTGAAGTCAGCCAATCCTGAATTGCAGTGCTTACAGCAATAAGATTCTTCGATTCCCACTGCAATATATACCTGAGAATATTGTGAAATGTCACATTATAATCCTTGTGCTAAAGATATGGGAAACGGTTGGGTTGTTTAGGTACACAAGTAggaaatttaaataaagctCATCGCTACCTTGGCGGTATCACCAAAATGAAAATAAACTGAGAAATAGAAAGAATAATGTTTTACCTTTCAGAGTTATCATGTTGTCCATCCCAAGGTCTTATAAAGTCCTCCTCCTCAAAAACAAGTCCCGAGATCAAGATCTGAACTGCCAGCCGCTGAGAGAATATGCAAAGTGAGAGAACAAATACCAAAGAGAACTAATGGTCCATGATTAAAACTATAACTCATCAAAACTATGAGAATAAAGAAGAGGGGATAAAAACAAACAAGCAGAGAAGCAGACTGCAATCCTACCCAGTGAAACAATACATGCTAAGAAGAAATATCAAGTATCAAAAAGAGAGCTAATGATTTACCCCCTGGTTGTGGTTTTCCCCTATAGCCTTGAACTCAAATTCATCAACGTCTCCAGTTCTCCTGGCCATTTTAGTTCCTGTAAGTCCAGCTCCAGCAGCTGGGTAAGCAGAAGTATCAGTAACAACATCAAATAACTGAAGAATTACTTAAAGATGTTCACAGTCCAAACCCAATCTTAACTATATGAGTTGCGTTACATTATCTGTCTCCATAATCATCCCATAGAAAAGATTCAACCAAAGAATGTTAAAAGATTATACACACACAGAGACAATCCTGTAAACGTTTACCTCCAAATGATGCTGCGACTGCAACAGATCCTGCAACACTCCCAGCAGCAGTAGCAACAGCAGCGAACCCACTTGCTCCAATCACAGGAATAAGAGTGCCCAAAGTAGGTGCTAAAGCACCAAAGCCTGCAGCTATTGCTGGAGCAGCCAAACCTGATTGATAATAAAACAAAGGTTAGAAAGTCCTACAATTTGTTCTCTAATATGGTTGTTCATTGAACATAGTAAAAGCTCTTTAAGAATAAAACAAAGACAAAGGTCAGAGAAATCTATTCCCTTGGAGGCTTGTTAAGATTATATCTGCCTGCTAAAAGTTGAGAAAATTTTAGATGTCCTACCACCAGTAATTGCCATTAAAGTTCCACCAGTCAATGCAGCTGCACCTATAATACCTCCTCGTTTCCACTTTGCCCATGAACCATCAGGAGATTGGCTTTCCTCCTTTGATTCTTCCTCTTTCAGCAAAGCCATTGCTGAACAAGCAACCATGGTCTCAATGGCTTCCTGCAGCACATAAATTCTTTCAAAATGGGAAGTTTATGGAAGTTCATGCCTCAAGTAAATAGCTACTTGGGACAGATGTAAATTATGTGCCATTTCAACATGTTCTCTTCATATGAAACAGATGTTATCCTAACTTAAATGAAAAAGAACTGCTTGTCAAAATCAGAATAAAGTATATTTACACTTAAGCATCTATATTCTCCTCACAACACTTGTTGACATCAATGTAAAGaaccaaaataatataaaagatcCAAATTCTCTTCCTAATATAAAAGGAAAGCAAaaacatatatgtatattttttgaaactggtaagaTTAGGAAAGcaaaacatataaatatttactCTATAGAGTTATAGGAAGGTGAACTTACAAATGTGGGATAAACAAAAGtttatttatattaacttgtaatttaagatttttaaaCATGCACTCTATGAAGAATTCTATGACTGTAGTAGCCTTCTAAAAGTGTGCAGCTCCCTACTATGCAGATTGTTCTTGTACCACGGCTAGAGACGGACTCTTATCGCTAACATAAAAAGGTTGTCTGTAGTAGCCTGCTCAAATGACCCCATCGCtattatggaaaaaaaatttattgccATATCAGGGTATTAAAGATCTTCAAGTATTCCATGGCATAACGAAATAAGAATGTGCAAATTATCAGAAGTATTATTCCAGACCAAATCAAAAGTGTACGTGTCGCTCGATTACCTGCAATGTTGGCAATAATTCTGGTAACAAATTCCACATTGGAAGTCAGATGTCAGTTACCATATCTGGATTAGGTTTTAACAATACGCACTTTGGTTATGtggtaattattgtatttaCCGACTTGACCATAATTTCTAATACATGTATTAGAGCACATAAAGATGCAAAAGCATGCCTTTTATCATAATAACTTGATCTATTATCCATCTCTTACTTGTTATATCTAATTTCTTATAATaatgtttttaatattgatttttaaaatataagaaagtACTTAGCAAAAATTGGTCAGAAAAGGAATGCAATATTTATTCATTCAATTATCTCATAATTTAGCACTAACATTTTAACTTTCCTCTTAAAATTGTTCTTTATGATataatcaaaaataaataattaagaagCATAATTCTAtgatgatttttaatttatggttcactaattattttaaatcacatATGATAACCAACAAGATGCTAGACAGAACTGATGTAATATGGGTCTTCAGAGTTTTGGAAAAAATCTTTATCCAATTTGAAATGAAAAGCATTTAAATAATATACCATAAGTCCAGATTTTAATACGATCAAAAACATATAGACAGTATTCCATATATCTAGATTTTAATACGATCAAAAACATATAGACAATATACCATATATCTAGATTTCAATACTTTGAAAGAAACATTTGTAACATTCAAATAATTACATGACTATTATACACGCATTACAAGTCTTGAGTTATGATCCAGTAACAATTTGTATACAAACCAAACGTTCATTAGAGCTTAGACTTAATATTAGCCATTTTCAAGGTACATCTCTAAGATTTTTCTTCCACCTAGCCGATATAAACTTGGCAGAATATCTTGGATCATATGTTAAAAAATCTGTCCTTTTGAGTAGGGAAATGAGTAGGATAAAATCTTATCCATTCACAATGGAAAACAAGCTAAAAGCAGAATAAATTTCTCAAGCTCATATTACAGGTTAGTGTTCTCCACTTTTGGGCAGCTAATTGAATGCTCTACACAGTTTTTCCTCAAGAGAGCAGACATTCAAATAACTTCATGATTGCAGACTGACATACAAAAGGTCTACAAAGATTCTTTCTACTATAAAATTAGCATGTTCATAAATCCTAAAAGGATTAGCAATTAATATATCATTCACTTTAACAGAGCTAGCAGAGAAAGAAACATAGCACATAATGGAAATTTATGCATCATTTAAATGAATGTACCACTTTGATCCATCTGACATTAAGCCATGTCGCTAGCAACCGTAAAGCCACACGATGTCGAGCATCATAACCCTTCCTTCTTCGAGTAGTTTTCTTACCGTCTTCAGGTACTTGTGCGAGACAAGCTGAAAGAAGCTCATAGAGAATGGTCACCTTCCTAGTGTACCCAAGCATTGATACCTCTTCCACAGGTTTTTCATCAGATCCACTAACAGACTTCAAATGAGCCCCCACAATGCTAGATGGTTTATGGCTTTTCTCTGGGTAATTTTCAACCTTCGTATTTTCCGTATCTGACTTGGACTTCACATCAGCAATTGATAGCTTCTCCTCACATTCATGCTTATATTCACGCCTCTTCTCCTCCTTAGACTCATTATCAGAAGTTCTCTCCATGCTTGATGCCATAGCATCTACGCCATTTGCCAAAGCAAGTTCCATGTCTGCTGCTTCTGAAGAACCATCATCACTTTCTTCAGACAGTAACCTTAGAAACTGATGTAGTATCAGTAATCATGCCGTCAGGCAAGTAATGACAAAGATATTTACTTAAGACTGCCTAATGATATCGACTaatgtattaaaaatcaaaGGAGAAACCTTTCCATTTTAATAAAAGCATTTAGCAGCAGAGGCAACAGATCTCTCCTCCCGAAGTACAGTAGACCTTAATTTAATGCAATTTTCTGATAAACTCAGGAACTAGTCATGGACATAAACTGATAAACATACCTACCTTACTATTCTACAACTTTAAAGAGACAAGAAAACTAACCGCTCCAACATGATGCTTTGGTGGTGTAGAGGCAGCAGTTTCCTCTAGTCCAGACCATGCCTTGTCATCAATCTCTAAAAATCTACTCACAACAAATCCAAAACGGAACCCAAATTAATAATCTACAAATTGACCAATACGCACTAGCATTAGTTGTTGAATGCTGGTTGAATGGATCAAATGCGTCATGTTCAAAGTATGCCAAGTCATACACCTTTTGCTTTTCCATTAGTTAGTAAGTAGTAAATACTCCTTCAACCCCGATTCATATGATGCTTTTTCCATTTTAAGACGTCCCAAAATTTTGACACCATTCAACAAATAAACATAATTTTGctattcaaatttaaaacttaaatgTGATATCTTCTCTATCAATCTAACGTTTACCACTTCCACTAGTAACATAATACATAAGTCAAACTAACCTCTAAACTCTTTCTCCAGTCAAAAAACCgtaatataatatcaaaaaaaCCCTGCAATAACAGCTGAAATAGACAGGAATTTGCACTCAAGGGTGTAGCCTAATGGCCAACGAAgtgggttgagaaccatgaggctCACGATCAAATCCCACcagattaaaaaaacaaaaaaactaggTGATTAGCCTTGGAGGACAGAGTTACTACCAGTTATTGCTGGTGGAAGGTGGAACTAATTGTGTTGCGTGTAAGCCGGCCGGCACACCATACTACCATAGTTATgataaagagtaaagagtcaaaAACCATCcctattttttgagttttgtaTCTGAATTATCATGTATTCACTTTTTCTAGCTCACCCATCATCAACTGTTTATTTCAGCTTAGAAAAGGAAACAACTACTAGTTTAAGTGTATTTCAATAAACATTTGACCATAGTTTTACATAGAAAACTCACACACTTGACAATTCAGTCATAAAACTCAAAAACCGAAAActttatgtgtattttttacCTTCCCTTAACAAAAATAACAGACagaaatatgcggaactaagaATTAACAAAGAGAAACTAATACCGAATTTCAACATTTTATAATccaataaatcaaattaaaattgagcaAGTAGAAGGAATTAACTTGAATATAGGTCTTAGAAGAGCAGAGGATTCATGAACCCAAAGTTGAGGATCATCGGAAACGGAATCTGCACTACTGCCACTGCTACTCCGTTCCTCCGGCGGTGTATCCGGAAAGCCCAATGGACAAGTTTGATGGATCTGAGCCTGGTGAAGAGCAAGCCCAAACAAAGCTCCGGCTGCATACCGGTGCGTTGGCGGCAACATCAATGACGACGACATTGATCACTGAATTTGATCGGATTTTATCGATTTGATTAATTGTTCagtttttttcaagttttatgAATTTGTTGATTTCGCTATTTTTGTTTTCAAGTTTTATGAAGTTATGATTTcgccattttttttcttactaagCGGTCGAACTGTATATTTGTTGAATATTTCGATGAACCGACAAAGTTTTTTAACGTAAACGATGTATGTTAATGACTATATATATTTGGCATAATAttcaaagagaaaatgaaaaaatatcattttttcaGAGTATTAGTTGAGTAATTTTGATCAtttaagtttattaaagtataataacaataataatatatttaatgtaattttaatAGGCGAAATAGAAAGATTATTTCTAGTAAATCCGGTTCGACTTAAGAAAATCAAATAGAccaaaaatcacataaattataaattttgtacTTCCAGATGTGAGTTTCCATTAAATATACTCACTTTAGCttagataaatataaaagacCAAAATTACTTTAAGTGATTTCAGGAACTATTTTGAACCTACAATATAATATCTTGTAAAAAGGTGTGAAAACAATAGCATGTTATGTGACATATTTTTTAACAGTATTGTTGCATAGTCATACATGATGACTTATTTGTTTCAATTGTATTTCTTCTCCCAGAGATTCGTCTTCTGGGTCAGAATTAACCTGTTGCAGTGTATACCAAGTTACCAACTCTTCTGCACTTAATTTCTACAGAAGTTCACACAACACTTTTAAATGCATGAGAACAAATTCCCAACTGCAGTTTGGAACATGTAGAGATTTGTTGGATCAGAGTTACCTTGTGGCAAtgtatactattttttttgcaCCTCATTTCTACAAAGTTCACATAATGATTCTGGGGGAGGAGAGGGGAGGAGGGGATCTCAGTCATATGTTTAATTGTGGAAAAGAGAAGGATTAAATCAAATTTTACGTAATTGACACCTTACGTGGTATAGATGGTCAAACAACACCCCCTTCTTGCAAACTAGAACTCAAAGTTAACGAACTTCTTGTCCTTGGGGAGGAAGCTGAGTCTGACCTACCAAACAAAATCCCAGTCTTGCGCCAACAAAAACTCTCCCCTGTGAACCTCCTCCACACTATCCCATACTTGATTCCCAGCAAACGGAGACAATTCAAGTATGGATTTACCCATGCAGTATCCTTGGTAGAATCCCAACAAACATTTGCAAATCCCTGAACTGAACATCCCCAAAACATGTTTCCCTGAGATGTCCCACGGCCAGTGCTCATAACTTCCTATTCAGTACTCCTATCAACTGCTGAGAAATTCAGTGTTTCGACTTGTACAAGGTGCAGCAATATTGAAAAAAGCTTCCCTTTGGAAAAGGAAACATCAGCGGACTTGGTTTCTCCCTCTGTACTTGTTGGATGAATTTTGAATCAGACCCTTTTTTAAAGGGTCAAAAGCATCTGCTTCATATGCCCCAACTAGCTTGTTTGTCACAGGTGATTGACAGATAAGCCTACTTAGTTTCTCCCTCGCTGCTCATTAGATGAATTCCCATCAGACCTCTTCAAAGGGTCAAATACATCAGCTTGAGATGGCCCAACTAACTCATCTGTCACAGGTGATTGACAAGGCAATTTTATATCTCCATTTGAGCTcaagccatcactttttgcaGGATCATGCGTAGGACTCAGGTCCTCAAACAAAGCTAAAATAAAGTTTTTGTAACCTGGTATCATCTGCTCACTAAACCTCATTGCTGAAGTAGGTGAACCCATACCACTTTGAGTTTGAGATTCCATTGCATCAACTTCAGCCAATAGATCTGACACCGACTCTTCAGCCAAAGTGCTGAACTCAATAGGCTCATTAACAGTTGCCTGCCAACTGGATAAGTTTGACATCTGGAGCGATGTGGAAGTAAGATTAAGATTAAGTTGATCTGCTATAGGAATGGGTGTGGCAACATGATCACTCACTGCTTCAGCTGGCTTCAGAGAAGAAATGGAGACAAGACCAGCATCCCGTTCTTCAGCAGATGGTTCTGCAGTTGGTGAGTTCCCGTCCTGTTCATCAGCTAGACTAGAACCACTGCTCCAGCTAGGACCTGA
Protein-coding regions in this window:
- the LOC125859665 gene encoding uncharacterized protein LOC125859665 isoform X1, encoding MSSSLMLPPTHRYAAGALFGLALHQAQIHQTCPLGFPDTPPEERSSSGSSADSVSDDPQLWVHESSALLRPIFKFLEIDDKAWSGLEETAASTPPKHHVGAFLRLLSEESDDGSSEAADMELALANGVDAMASSMERTSDNESKEEKRREYKHECEEKLSIADVKSKSDTENTKVENYPEKSHKPSSIVGAHLKSVSGSDEKPVEEVSMLGYTRKVTILYELLSACLAQVPEDGKKTTRRRKGYDARHRVALRLLATWLNVRWIKVEAIETMVACSAMALLKEEESKEESQSPDGSWAKWKRGGIIGAAALTGGTLMAITGGLAAPAIAAGFGALAPTLGTLIPVIGASGFAAVATAAGSVAGSVAVAASFGAAGAGLTGTKMARRTGDVDEFEFKAIGENHNQGRLAVQILISGLVFEEEDFIRPWDGQHDNSERYILQWESKNLIAVSTAIQDWLTSRIAMELMKQGAMMTVLHTLLTALAWPAALLTITDFIDSTWSIAVDRSDKAGVLLAEVLKKGLQGHRPVTLVGFSLGARVIFKCLQVLAESENNSGLVERVVLLGAPIAIKDMEWEAARKVVAGRFVNAYSTNDWMLGVAFRASLLTQGLAGIQPVEILGVENVDVTEFIEGHSSYLWATQEILELLELDTYYPVFGHRIVKT
- the LOC125859665 gene encoding uncharacterized protein LOC125859665 isoform X2, with product MSSSLMLPPTHRYAAGALFGLALHQAQIHQTCPLGFPDTPPEERSSSGSSADSVSDDPQLWVHESSALLRPIFKLLSEESDDGSSEAADMELALANGVDAMASSMERTSDNESKEEKRREYKHECEEKLSIADVKSKSDTENTKVENYPEKSHKPSSIVGAHLKSVSGSDEKPVEEVSMLGYTRKVTILYELLSACLAQVPEDGKKTTRRRKGYDARHRVALRLLATWLNVRWIKVEAIETMVACSAMALLKEEESKEESQSPDGSWAKWKRGGIIGAAALTGGTLMAITGGLAAPAIAAGFGALAPTLGTLIPVIGASGFAAVATAAGSVAGSVAVAASFGAAGAGLTGTKMARRTGDVDEFEFKAIGENHNQGRLAVQILISGLVFEEEDFIRPWDGQHDNSERYILQWESKNLIAVSTAIQDWLTSRIAMELMKQGAMMTVLHTLLTALAWPAALLTITDFIDSTWSIAVDRSDKAGVLLAEVLKKGLQGHRPVTLVGFSLGARVIFKCLQVLAESENNSGLVERVVLLGAPIAIKDMEWEAARKVVAGRFVNAYSTNDWMLGVAFRASLLTQGLAGIQPVEILGVENVDVTEFIEGHSSYLWATQEILELLELDTYYPVFGHRIVKT
- the LOC125859665 gene encoding uncharacterized protein LOC125859665 isoform X4, which translates into the protein MLERLLSEESDDGSSEAADMELALANGVDAMASSMERTSDNESKEEKRREYKHECEEKLSIADVKSKSDTENTKVENYPEKSHKPSSIVGAHLKSVSGSDEKPVEEVSMLGYTRKVTILYELLSACLAQVPEDGKKTTRRRKGYDARHRVALRLLATWLNVRWIKVEAIETMVACSAMALLKEEESKEESQSPDGSWAKWKRGGIIGAAALTGGTLMAITGGLAAPAIAAGFGALAPTLGTLIPVIGASGFAAVATAAGSVAGSVAVAASFGAAGAGLTGTKMARRTGDVDEFEFKAIGENHNQGRLAVQILISGLVFEEEDFIRPWDGQHDNSERYILQWESKNLIAVSTAIQDWLTSRIAMELMKQGAMMTVLHTLLTALAWPAALLTITDFIDSTWSIAVDRSDKAGVLLAEVLKKGLQGHRPVTLVGFSLGARVIFKCLQVLAESENNSGLVERVVLLGAPIAIKDMEWEAARKVVAGRFVNAYSTNDWMLGVAFRASLLTQGLAGIQPVEILGVENVDVTEFIEGHSSYLWATQEILELLELDTYYPVFGHRIVKT
- the LOC125859665 gene encoding uncharacterized protein LOC125859665 isoform X3, yielding MVWTRGNCCLYTTKASCWSEAADMELALANGVDAMASSMERTSDNESKEEKRREYKHECEEKLSIADVKSKSDTENTKVENYPEKSHKPSSIVGAHLKSVSGSDEKPVEEVSMLGYTRKVTILYELLSACLAQVPEDGKKTTRRRKGYDARHRVALRLLATWLNVRWIKVEAIETMVACSAMALLKEEESKEESQSPDGSWAKWKRGGIIGAAALTGGTLMAITGGLAAPAIAAGFGALAPTLGTLIPVIGASGFAAVATAAGSVAGSVAVAASFGAAGAGLTGTKMARRTGDVDEFEFKAIGENHNQGRLAVQILISGLVFEEEDFIRPWDGQHDNSERYILQWESKNLIAVSTAIQDWLTSRIAMELMKQGAMMTVLHTLLTALAWPAALLTITDFIDSTWSIAVDRSDKAGVLLAEVLKKGLQGHRPVTLVGFSLGARVIFKCLQVLAESENNSGLVERVVLLGAPIAIKDMEWEAARKVVAGRFVNAYSTNDWMLGVAFRASLLTQGLAGIQPVEILGVENVDVTEFIEGHSSYLWATQEILELLELDTYYPVFGHRIVKT